From a region of the Pleuronectes platessa chromosome 22, fPlePla1.1, whole genome shotgun sequence genome:
- the sbf1 gene encoding myotubularin-related protein 5 isoform X6 has protein sequence MARLADYFLVVGYDLDKRVEGEGQGRILQRFPEKDWEDSPFPQGIELFCQPSGWQLVPERQPASFFVAVLTDINSERHYCACFTFWECLDNPQKAEANELDEVDEDLAVVQAAKVFAPKSLVLVSRLDYTEVFRNCLGLVYTIYVDGLSAPLETVIGNLLTCIIPIAGGSQRTITLGAGDRQVVQTPINDALPVSGSTVAQLFRQLGIVNVLYLLCAALTEHKILFLSNSYQRLTDACRGLLAIMFPLKYCFTYVPILPGKLIEVLSTPTPFIIGVNSFFRSETQELLDVIVADLDGGTVTIPECVHISLLPEPLLQQTQTVLAMILDPELEIADHAFPPVSSQPSALKIQDKEIRAVFLWLFARLFQGYRWCLHIIRIHPEPVIRFHKAAFLGQRSLTEDDFLMKVLDGMAFAGFVSERGPPYRANDLFDDLVANEVDRIRQEETCPHKVMNHVKELAEQLFKNENPYPAVAMRNVQRPTENRQNEPPNKPPFPGLDDVAVQLFIDHATAKLKNAPPVVKVELKAMVPSGPPLGDTVDRNGHVMANSARRLEVVRNCITYIFENKMLEAKKLMPAVLRALKGRAARICLTQELNQHVLQNRAVLDDQQFDYIVRMLNCTLQDCSHMDEHGIAAALLPLVTAFCRKLGAGITQFAYSCVQEHMVWTTMQFWEAMFYSDVQSHIRALYLESEDGEQHKNLEQQDGSGDGREISALDLASEQNRLWPTLSKEMQTERVQKEESTVFSQAIHYANRMSYLLLPLDTSKNRLLRNTGFADVESVSNSYVTNSIAGSMAESYDTESGFEDAESSDVANSVVRFINRFVDKVCNESGVTNEHLKALHTMIPDIVQMHIETLDAVHRESKRLPPIQKPKLLRPILLPGEELVMEGMRVHLIPDGREEATGIMGGPPLLPAEGAIFLTTYRLIFKGTPTDPLVGEQVITRSFPIASLTKEKRISVTIPMDQFVQEGLQLRSCTFQLMKIAFDEEVASDLAEVFRKHMHKLRYPQHVQGTFAFTVGQSGKMVVEHKTKDKNQSLKTLSKNLVKSAKRTIGRQYVTRKKYSPPTWENRSSFQSELDEDEISVSEDLEPQSSLTLSSTMRSSDRQTMSNVVERACCRDYQRLGLGTLSNSLTRSKNEPFRISTVNRMYTVCRSYPGLLIVPQSIPDTTIQRICRCYRQNRFPVVCWRNSRTKAVLLRSAGLHAKGVAGFFKSPNTPSTAPSQAESTSLEQEKYLQAIISSMPSYSENSGRNTLSGFTSTHMSTSDSSDKLRPPKIGALMKQVMGTKEDVPGTFSRGALGQRAKVISLSQPKVSVKARNPARGKWGSIRGSGRLSAYNPDVGTRLAGKESLQANGGPSEALFLRQQKAYLYIIGDKSQLKGGKQDSFQQWEVVPIEVCDVRQVKNSFKKLMKACVPSSQTSDPNMSFLRCLEESEWMALLHRVLQVSVLVVELLDTGSSVMVSLEDGWDVTTQVVSLVQLLSDPYYRTFDGFRLLVEKEWLSFGHKFSQRGAQTLSSQSSGFTPVFLQFLDCVHQIHLQFPMEFEFSQYYLKFLAYHYVSNRFRTFLLDSDYERIELGVLYEEKGGERRSPQVCKSVWDYIDRLNKKTPVFFNYMFCPEDDEVLRPYTFISNLKVWDFYMEETLSEGPSYDWEARVRQERAAEETPEKPDTSGPKSQRHIVWPCYDGLSKVVPDAITKLLQDLQSLEAELGQTSDKWKDTWDKIKTTQRAETKLESKPSFSSSLLMSSNLSHQRRSQGVYLQESAGSSINLAMDCEASATSTPVAGRPSTSTLYSQFQSTESENRSYEGILFKKGALLKPWKPRWFVLDKTKHQLRYYESRQDKECKGVIELAEVESVIPGTPTMGAPKNIDEKAFFDIKTTKRVYNFCAQDSLNAQLWMDSVQSCLSDA, from the exons TGGAGGGTGAAGGTCAAGGTCGTATTCTCCAGCGGTTTCCTGAGAAAGACTGGGAGGACAGCCCATTCCCACAAGGCATAGAGCTG TTCTGTCAGCCCAGCGGTTGGCAGTTGGTTCCTGAGCGGCAGCCAGCCTCCTTCTTTGTAGCGGTTTTGACGGACATCAACTCGGAGCGTCACTACTGTGCCTGCTTCACCTTCTGGGAGTGCCTGGACAACCCGCAG AAGGCTGAGGCCAACGAGCTGGACGAGGTAGATGAAGATTTGGCCGTCGTCCAAGCAGCGAAGGTCTTTGCCCCGAAGAGCCTGGTGCTGGTGTCCCGACTAGACTACACCGAGGTGTTCAGG AACTGTCTGGGTCTGGTCTACACCATCTACGTAGATGGCCTGTCTGCCCCTTTGGAAACGGTGATCGGGAATCTCCTCACCTGTATCATCCCCATTGCTGGAGGCTCCCAG CGGACGATAACGTTAGGTGCTGGCGACCGGCAAGTTGTCCAGACTCCCATCAATGACGCGCTCCCTGTCAGTGGCAGCACGGTGGCCCAGCTCTTCAGACAGCTTG GTATAGTCAACGTGTTGTATCTGTTATGCGCTGCCCTGACGGAACACAAGATCCTGTTCCTGTCCAACAGCTACCAGAGACTCACGGACGCCTGCCGCGGACTGTTGGCCATCATGTTCCCCCTCAAATACTG CTTCACCTACGTTCCCATCCTACCTGGAAAACTAATAGAGGTCCTAAGCACTCCCACTCCCTTCATCATCGGTGTCAATTCGTTCTTCCGCTCCGAAACACAAGAGCTG TTGGATGTGATTGTTGCCGACCTGGACGGTGGTACGGTGACCATTCCCgagtgtgtgcacatctccctGCTGCCTGAACCGCTCCTTCAGCAGACACAGACTGTGCTGGCAATG attttgGATCCAGAGCTGGAAATTGCTGATCATGCCTTTCCCCCGGTCTCTTCGCAACCCTCTGCACTTAAGATCCAG gatAAGGAGATCCGTGCAGTGTTCCTGTGGCTGTTCGCTCGGCTCTTCCAGGGCTACCGCTGGTGTCTACACATCATTCGCATTCACCCTGAACCAGTGATCCGCTTCCACAAG GCGGCCTTCCTGGGTCAGAGATCGCTGACGGAGGACGACTTCCTGATGAAGGTGTTGGACGGCATGGCGTTTGCAGGTTTCGTGTCAGAGAGGGGGCCTCCTTACAGAGCCAATGACCTATTTGATGAT CTGGTAGCCAATGAGGTGGATCGGATACGACAAGAGGAGACGTGTCCACACAAAGTCATGAACCACGTCAAGGAGCTCGCTGAGCAGCTCTTCAAAAAC GAGAATCCATACCCCGCAGTGGCGATGCGCAATGTCCAGCGGCCGACAGAAAACCGACAGAACGAGCCACCGAATAAGCCGCCCTTTCCTGGGCTGGACGACGTTGCAGTGCAGCTCTTCATCGACCACGCTACTGCCAAGCTGAAGAATGCCCCTCCCGTGGTCAAGGTGGAGCTCAAGGCCATGGTGCCGTCCGGGCCCCCACTGG GAGACACTGTGGATAGAAACGGACACGTGATGGCCAACAGCGCCCGCAGGCTGGAGGTGGTCAGGAACTGCATCACGTACATCTTTGAGAACAAGATGCTGGAGGCAAAGAAG CTGATGCCAGCTGTACTTCGGGCATTGAAGGGTCGGGCAGCCCGGATTTGTCTGACCCAGGAGCTCAATCAGCATGTCCTGCAGAACCGAGCTGTGCTGGATGACCAGCAGTTTGACTACATAGTTCGCATGTTGAACTGCACCTTACAG GACTGTTCACACATGGATGAACATGGCATCGCAGCTGCCCTGCTCCCATTGGTCACAGCCTTCTGCAGA AAACTCGGCGCAGGCATCACTCAGTTTGCCTACAGCTGTGTACAGGAGCACATGGTGTGGACCACCATGCAGTTCTGGGAGGCCATGTTCTACAGTGACGTCCAGAGCCATATCAGGGCTCTGTACCTGGAATCAGAGGATGGAGAGCAGCATAAGAACCTG GAGCAGCAGGACGGCTCGGGTGACGGCAGGGAAATCAGCGCCCTGGATCTGGCGTCGGAGCAGAACAGGCTGTGGCCGACACTTAGCAAGGAGATGCAGACGGAGCGAGTACAGAAGGAGGAGAGCACCGTGTTCAGCCAGGCCATCCACTACGCCAACAGGATGAGCTACCTGCTCCTGCCGCTGGACACCAGCAAGAACCGACTGCTGAGGAACACGGGCTTCGCAGACGTGGAGAGCGTTAGCAACAGCTACGTCACAAACAG TATTGCGGGCAGCATGGCGGAGAGCTACGACACCGAGAGCGGCTTCGAAGACGCAGAAAGCTCAGACGTGGCCAACTCTGTGGTGCGCTTCATCAACCGCTTTGTCGACAAAGTGTGCAATGAGAGCGGCGTGACCAACGAGCACCTTAAGGCCCTCCACACCATGATACCAG ATATTGTTCAGATGCACATTGAGACGTTAGACGCAGTCCACAGGGAGAGTAAGAGACTGCCTCCGATCCAAAAG CCCAAGCTGCTGAGGCCGATTCTGTTGCCGGGTGAGGAGCTGGTGATGGAGGGCATGCGGGTCCACCTGATTCCCGACGGCCGCGAGGAGGCCACAGGGATCATGGGAGGTCCACCTCTGCTTCCTGCCGAGGGTGCCATCTTCCTCACCACCTACCGACTCATCTTCAAGGGCACGCCTACAGACCCACTGG TGGGTGAACAAGTGATCACTCGCTCGTTCCCCATCGCCTCTCTGACCAAGGAGAAGAGGATCTCAGTCACTATACCCATGGACCAGTTTGTCCAGGAGGGGCTGCAGCTACGCTCCTGCACCTTCCAG CTCATGAAGATTGCGTTTGATGAGGAGGTTGCGTCAGACCTGGCGGAGGTTTTCAGGAAGCACATGCACAAGCTGCGGTATCCTCAGCACGTCCAGGGCACGTTTGCCTTCACTGTGGGTCAGAGTGGGAAAATGGTGGTGGAGCACAAGACCAAGGACAAGAACCAGTCGCTCAA GACACTTTCCAAGAACCTGGTGAAAAGTGCCAAAAGGACCATAGGTCGGCAGTATGTGACCAGGAAGAAGTATTCTCCGCCCACCTGGGAGAACAGAAGCAGCTTCCAGTCCGAGCTGGATGAAGATGAAATCTCAG TCTCAGAGGATCTGGAACCGCAGAGCTCGCTCACCCTCTCCTCTACCATGCGCTCGTCCGACAGACAGACCATGAGCAACGTGGTGGAGCGAGCGTGTTGTCGAGACTACCAGCGCCTGGGTCTGGGCACGCTCAGCAACAGCCTGACACGTTCCAAGAACGAGCCCTTCAGGATTTCGACTGTAAACCGCATGTACACCGTCTGCAGGAG CTACCCCGGCTTGCTGATAGTGCCTCAGAGTATCCCGGACACGACCATCCAGAGAATCTGCCGCTGCTACCGCCAGAACCGCTTCCCAGTGGTTTGCTGGAGGAATTCGAGAACCAAGGCCGTCCTGCTGCGCTCCGCAGGCCTCCACGCTAAGGGGGTGGCGGGCTTCTTCAAGTCCCCCAACACTCCCAGTAcag ctccctcCCAGGCAGAGTCCACGAGTTTGGAGCAGGAGAAATACCTGCAGGCCATCATCAGCTCCATGCCTTCATACAGTGAGAACAGCGGCAGGAACACACTCAGCGGATTCACCTCCACACATATGAGCACGTCAG ACTCCTCAGATAAGCTGCGGCCGCCTAAGATCGGCGCTCTGATGAAACAGGTGATGGGAACCAAGGAGGATGTTCCTGGAACCTTCAGCAGAGGAG CTCTTGGTCAAAGGGCGAAAgtcatctccctctctcagcccAAAGTGTCTGTTAAGGCCAGGAACCCTGCTAGAG GTAAATGGGGCAGTATCCGAGGCAGCGGGCGTCTAAGTGCCTATAACCCAGACGTGGGGACGCGTCTGGCTGGGAAAGAGTCTCTGCAGGCCAACGGAGGCCCAAGCGAAGCGTTGTTCCTCCGCCAGCAGAAGGCCTACCTCTACATCATCGGAGACAAGTCCCAGCTCAAG GGAGGGAAGCAGGACTCGTTCCAGCAGTGGGAGGTGGTTCCCATCGAGGTGTGTGACGTGCGGCAGGTGAAGAACAGCTTTAAGAAGTTGATGAAGGCCTGCGTGCCGAGCTCCCAGACCTCTGACCCCAACATGAGCTTCCTGCGGTGCCTGGAGGAGTCTGAGTGGATGGCTCTG TTACACAGGGTGCTGCAGGTGTCCGTCCTTGTGGTGGAGCTCCTCGATACGGGCTCATCGGTCATGGTCAGCCTGGAGGACGGCTGGGACGTAACCACACAG GTGGTGTCCCTGGTGCAGCTGCTGTCCGATCCCTACTACAGAACCTTTGACGGCTTCCGGCTGCTGGTGGAGAAGGAGTGGCTCTCGTTCGGCCACAAGTTCAGCCAGCGTGGAGCTCAGACGCTGAGCAGCCAGAGCAGCGGCTTCACTCCCGTGTTCCTGCAGTTCCTGGACTGTGTGCACCAG ATCCATCTCCAATTCCCCATGGAGTTTGAGTTCAGTCAGTACTACCTGAAGTTCTTGGCCTACCACTACGTGTCCAACCGCTTCCGCACCTTCCTGCTCGACTCAGACTACGAACGCATCGAGCTGG GAGTCCTTTATGAGGAGaaaggtggagagaggagaagccCTCAGGTGTGTAAATCTGTGTGGGACTACATCGACAGACTCAACAAGAAAACACCCGTCTTCTTCAACTACATGTTCTGTCCTGAGGACGACGAG GTTCTGCGGCCGTACACCTTCATCTCCAACCTGAAGGTGTGGGACTTCTACATGGAGGAGACCCTGTCGGAGGGGCCGTCCTACGACTGGGAGGCGAGGGTCCGGCAGGAGCGCGCGGCAGAGGAGACGCCGGAGAAGCCCGACACCAGCGGGCCCAAGTCGCAGCGGCACATCGTGTGGCCGTGCTACGACGGCCTGAGTAAGGTGGTGCCCGACGCCATCACcaagctgctgcaggacctgCAGAGTCTGGAGGCGGAGCTCGGTCAAACGTCAGATAAGTGGAAGGACACGTGGGATAAAATCAAGACCACACAGAGGGCGGAGACCAAACTGGAGAGCAAG CCCTCGTTCTCCAGCTCCCTGCTGATGTCGTCCAACCTGAGCCACCAGCGGCGTTCTCAAGGCGTCTACCTGCAGGAGAGCGCGGGGTCTTCCATCAACCTGGCCATGGACTGCGAGGCCAGCGCCACCTCCACGCCTGTCGCCGGTCGGCCGAGCACCAGCACCCTCTACAGCCAGTTCCAGAGCACGGAGAGCGAGAACAG GAGTTATGAAGGTATTTTGTTCAAGAAAGGGGCATTGTTGAAACCCTGGAAACCACGATGGTTTGTCCTGGATAAGACTAAACATCAG CTGAGATACTACGAGAGCAGGCAGGACAAGGAGTGCAAAGGCGTGATCGAGCTGGCGGAGGTGGAGTCTGTCATTCCCGGGACACCGACCATGGGAGCGCCGAAAAACATAGACGAGAAGGCCTTCTTTGAT atcaAGACGACCAAACGAGTGTATAACTTCTGTGCCCAGGACAGCCTGAACGCACAGCTGTGGATGGACAGTGTTCAGAGTTGCTTGTCGGACGCCTAG